The segment TGGTTTTGGTTGTTGTAGTTTGAGCCGACGCAGTAAGAGTTCCCAGAGCCAGAGCTCCGGTTAAGGTCAATAGGAAAAATGATTTTTTCATTTTGGTTTGTTTGGATTGGTTAGATACTGATGCCCCACTTACGACAACAGAACTTCCCCCGGATTTCTACTCAGTAGAAATACTTCTTATCACCAATCTTCCACCTCCCTTTTTGCCAGCTTATTACGTTTTAGTTTATTTTTTGGAAAGCTGCTTCAAAACAGGGCTGGGTGATTTTTTGTCTACCAAGCCAGACTACTTTTGGAACAGCACCAGCATAGAAACTGGCGGAACCAGTATGTGGCCTTCTACCTGGCGGCTACCGTTCAGGTGTATTACCTCCTCTTCTACGGCCACAGTCCATTCTCCATGGAGTGGAACCTCAGCGGCTTCCTCGCGGCCATTGTAGTAAACCAGGATGTTTTTCCAAGAGTCGCCGTGGGCGTAGTCTTTTAGTTTGTAGCCCACTAAGCCCGGCTCAGTGGTTACAAACTCCAGGTGGTGGTTGACCATTTGGGTAGTAGGCATCCAGAACGCTGGGTGGGCCTTACGGAGAGCAATGAGGTTTTTGTAGTAGGTAAACACGTCCGGATGTTCGGCTTTCCAGTCCCAGTTGATTTGATTGATGGCATCTGGCAGATTGTAGCTGTTATGCTCTCCGTTTTTGGTGCGCAACAGTTCGGCTCCGGCGTGTAAGAAGGGTGTTCCCTGGCTTGTCAGCACGATGGCGTCTGAGAGCAGGTTCATTTTTTTCAATTCCTCCGGAGAGGCATCAGGCCGGGAGACTTTCAGTTTGTCAAACAGCGTGAGATTGTCATGGCAGGAGACATAGTTCACCGCCTGCCAGGGCTCCCGTGCCCAGAAGGCTTTGGAGTAATTTACGTGGTGGATTTCTACCTGTGGATGGGGCACACTGCCCACTACGCCAAACTTGATGGACTCCTCTGTGTGTTTGGCGCCATTCACGAAGCCGGTGGATTTCTCGTCAAAGACGGAACCCTTGATGGCGTCTCTAAGGTCATCTGAGAAGGCACTGGTGTGGGTGAGTTGGTGCGTGTTGGCTTTAAGCGCTTTGGCGTAGTCAGGCAAAGGGCTGCTGCCGGCGGTCCAACCTTCGCCGTAAATGATGATGTTGGGGTTGATCTTCTTGAGTTCAGCCGTGAGCTGGTTCATGGTTTCCAGGTCATGGATGGCCATCAAATCAAATCGGAATCCGTCTATATGGTATTCTTTTGCCCAAAATTTACAGGACTCCATGATGAACTTACGGGCCATGGCACGTTCGCTGGCCGTCTCATTTCCGCAGGCCGAGGCGTCTGAATAATGCCCGTCTTCTTTCTGCCGGTAATAATAATCCGGGAACTCCAGGTTGAAGTTAGAGCCCTTGGTCAGGCCTGTGTGGTTGTACACCACATCCAGAACCACGCCCAGCTGGTTGTCATGGAACTCTTTCACCATCTGCTTGAATTCCTTTATCCTTACCTCGGCGTTATAAGGATCTGAGGAGTAGGAGCCCTCCGGCACGTTATAGTTTTGCGGGTCATAGCCCCAGTTGAACTGCGGTTGGTCTAACTTGCTTTCATCTATAGACCGATAATCAAAAGAAGGCAGCAGGTGCACGTGCGTCACACCTAGCTCTTTCATGTGGTCGATGCCCGTGGAAAACCCTTTCGGTGATTTGGTGCCTTTTTCCGTAAGACCCAAAAATTTGCCCACTCGGGAGCTGCCCGAACTTGCGTGGGAAGTAATGTCACGCACATGGGCTTCCCATAAAACCACTTCATTGGGCATTTTGACGGTTGGTCCTTTGTCTTGCGCCCAGCCCGCTGGGTTAGTGGAAGCCAGGTCCAATACCATGGCCCGTTGGCCGTTCACGCCTACGGCCGTAGCGTAAATTCCGGGCGTTTCATCCAGCCAATGGCCACTTACTTTCACATGGTAAGTATAGTAAACGCCTTGCAGGTTTTTTTTAACCACAAGCCGCCACAGGCCTTTTTCTCCTTTTCGCATGGAACGCTTTTCGCGCACGGTTCCTCCATAGCCCTTGTCATAGAATTTGACCACCACTTCCTCAGCCACCGGTGACCAAAGCTTGAACGTGGTCCCCTCGGGTTTATATTCGGTCCAGAGATTGGCTTGTTTTGGGGTAGGGTACTGGTCAAACTTATGGGCCTGAGCCCAGGTGGTGGAAGAACTCATCAGGAAAAGAAAGGAAAAGAGTACAGGAAGTAGCTTACGGCGTTTCATGGCAATAAGTAAATAAATTACTGGCAATGGCCGTAGAAAGGCAAAGCCTGAATCTTTAAAGGAAGGAAATATTCTGCGCATCACAAGCAAGGATGCCGTTTTGTTTTGAGTCCTTATTTCAGAAAACAGGCTTAAATGGGGTAGCAAAGTCACATCTTGAAGCAGCAAACCAGATGCACTCTAAATGCAAAAGATGGAGGAAAGTTAATCGACCTGAATACTTAGCTAAGCAAAGACTTACCCTTCCTCTGTTTTGATTCGGCTGGAAAGCAAGGCTACGCCTATCCCCATCAGGGCAATGGTGGCAAAGGAAAGCCGAAGGCTGCTGATTCCGGCTAGCATTCCAATTAGGGGAGGGCCTACCAGGAACCCGGCAAAACCAATGGTGGATACTGCGGCAAGTGCCATGCTTGGTGCCATGGTTTTGGTTTTGCCCGCCACGCCATACACCAACGGTACTACCGCTGAAACGCCGGCCCCTACCAATAAAAAGCCTATAATCGCGGTAACCAGATTAGGGAGGAGAACGGAGATCATCAGGCCTACCGCCGTGAAAATACCGCTTAACTGCAGCACGCGTTTCAAGCCTAATTTTGTGGTAAGCCAATCTGCTATAAAGCGGGTGAACGCCATGGTGCTCATGAAAGCGGTATACCCGGCGGCAATCCAGGCTTTTTCAGCGCCTACCACTTTCTGGAAGTACACCCCGCTCCAGTCAAACATAGCTCCTTCACAAATCAAAGAGCAAAACGCAATAAGGCCCAAGCCCATGAGCGACTTGTCTGGCATGACAAAAAGAGGCTGATCAGCAGGAGCGGGAGCATCTTTCGGAAAGGCATATTGGTAGGCAACAGCAACCCCGGCCAAGACTACTGCCATGATCACGAAGAAATGCTGAAGCGGCTCCACATCGGCCCCAATCATGACCGTACCTATGGCGGCCCCGAAGAAGCCGGCCAAACTCCACAATCCGTGGAAAGAGGCCATGATGGACTTGTTGTACAGGCTTTCTACGCCCACTGCCTGTGTATTCACAGAGATGTTGGCCATGTTGCTCGCAAACCCAAACAAGAAAAGCACCGCCACCAAATGCAGCGTGGTCTGGCTCATGCCAATCATTACCAGCGTGGTGCTGTAGATAAGCAAAGCAATGGTGACCACTTTCCGGCTGCCAATTCTGGAGGTAAGCCAACCTGTAAACGGCAAAGAAAGCATGAGCCCCACGGGCAACGAAAAGAGCACGCCCCCTAATTCGGCCTCAGACAAGTGAAGCTTTTGCTGGATGCTGGGAATGCGGGAACCCCAACTGGAGAAGCAAAGGCCTTGCAGGAAGAATAAGGCACTAACGGCTAAACGATGGGCTTTTCGGGAAACGGGGGAGGAAACTAAAGAAAGCATTGATACAAGAATTCGGGCAAAAATACACCTTTTTACGGGAAGGACCCAGCTAGATGTAGTTCGGTCATGTTCATTGTGCTTTTGCCTCAGTAGCTTAAACCTAGTAAAATGGTTGGAATTGGCTATAGTAGAGCAATGTGAAAAGGCTGAAAGAAGGGCAAAAAAGAAGCTGCCTTCTTTCTGATGTGCTCAGGAGAAGGCAGCTTCTTTTGATGATTTTTGTTTAGAACCTGTTTTGCTTAAACCAGGCTCAAAATAGCTTATTTGGCAGGAGTGCCTTTCAAGATGGTGAGCATGTTCATTTCAATAGTAGGGTACGCAGACTCTACTATGCGACCTACTTCCTTGCCATCACGGTATAGGATGAAGGTAGGAACAGCCGTGATATTGGCTGATTTCTCCTCACCGCTGGGGCTGGTCTTGTCTTCACGCAGATTGTATACATTGAAACGGGAATGCGGAAAATGCGCTTGGTCAATCACTTTGTAGAAGCGGGGTAAATCACGCTGACTATCCATGCACCAGCTGCCAGCGTAGGCTTTTATAGACACGTTTTCCAGCAGGGGCTGCAATTCCTCCATTATCTTGGCATTGGGCGTGTACCGTTGGTAGGCTGGGTGAAACCACTTACTGTAAGGTTCGGCCTCATACGCTACGCGGTTGCTGGGCCCGATCAGGATGTTCTCGTTTCCGGCAACGTTCTTTTCTTCTCGGTTCAAATGCTGGTCAAGGCCGGTTTGCCCGGCTGAAGAATAGCCAGACGATTGCTCAGCGGCACCGGAGGTAGACAAAGAAGTAGCTTGGCGAGCGCAGGAAAAAGACCCAAAAACTAACAGGGCAAGGAAAACTAAACGGTAATGCATCTTCAACAG is part of the Rufibacter tibetensis genome and harbors:
- a CDS encoding MFS transporter, translating into MLSLVSSPVSRKAHRLAVSALFFLQGLCFSSWGSRIPSIQQKLHLSEAELGGVLFSLPVGLMLSLPFTGWLTSRIGSRKVVTIALLIYSTTLVMIGMSQTTLHLVAVLFLFGFASNMANISVNTQAVGVESLYNKSIMASFHGLWSLAGFFGAAIGTVMIGADVEPLQHFFVIMAVVLAGVAVAYQYAFPKDAPAPADQPLFVMPDKSLMGLGLIAFCSLICEGAMFDWSGVYFQKVVGAEKAWIAAGYTAFMSTMAFTRFIADWLTTKLGLKRVLQLSGIFTAVGLMISVLLPNLVTAIIGFLLVGAGVSAVVPLVYGVAGKTKTMAPSMALAAVSTIGFAGFLVGPPLIGMLAGISSLRLSFATIALMGIGVALLSSRIKTEEG
- the pulA gene encoding type I pullulanase, producing the protein MKRRKLLPVLFSFLFLMSSSTTWAQAHKFDQYPTPKQANLWTEYKPEGTTFKLWSPVAEEVVVKFYDKGYGGTVREKRSMRKGEKGLWRLVVKKNLQGVYYTYHVKVSGHWLDETPGIYATAVGVNGQRAMVLDLASTNPAGWAQDKGPTVKMPNEVVLWEAHVRDITSHASSGSSRVGKFLGLTEKGTKSPKGFSTGIDHMKELGVTHVHLLPSFDYRSIDESKLDQPQFNWGYDPQNYNVPEGSYSSDPYNAEVRIKEFKQMVKEFHDNQLGVVLDVVYNHTGLTKGSNFNLEFPDYYYRQKEDGHYSDASACGNETASERAMARKFIMESCKFWAKEYHIDGFRFDLMAIHDLETMNQLTAELKKINPNIIIYGEGWTAGSSPLPDYAKALKANTHQLTHTSAFSDDLRDAIKGSVFDEKSTGFVNGAKHTEESIKFGVVGSVPHPQVEIHHVNYSKAFWAREPWQAVNYVSCHDNLTLFDKLKVSRPDASPEELKKMNLLSDAIVLTSQGTPFLHAGAELLRTKNGEHNSYNLPDAINQINWDWKAEHPDVFTYYKNLIALRKAHPAFWMPTTQMVNHHLEFVTTEPGLVGYKLKDYAHGDSWKNILVYYNGREEAAEVPLHGEWTVAVEEEVIHLNGSRQVEGHILVPPVSMLVLFQK
- a CDS encoding thioredoxin family protein translates to MHYRLVFLALLVFGSFSCARQATSLSTSGAAEQSSGYSSAGQTGLDQHLNREEKNVAGNENILIGPSNRVAYEAEPYSKWFHPAYQRYTPNAKIMEELQPLLENVSIKAYAGSWCMDSQRDLPRFYKVIDQAHFPHSRFNVYNLREDKTSPSGEEKSANITAVPTFILYRDGKEVGRIVESAYPTIEMNMLTILKGTPAK